A window from Enterocloster bolteae encodes these proteins:
- the recO gene encoding DNA repair protein RecO, translating to MRETVTLTGMVLLSAPSGDFDRRLVLLTRERGKITAFSHGARKPGNPLMAASRPFCFGNFNLYEGRNAYNLQSAQITNYFDGLSTDMEAACYGSYFLETAAYFAQENLDGTELLKLLYQSLRALLRPALPNRLVRRVFELKSMVINGEYTQDPPVPVSDSCHYAWEYVICSPSESLYQFALKEEVLKEFESVVEKSRRYFVRHEFRSLEILETLTA from the coding sequence ATGAGAGAGACAGTAACATTAACTGGGATGGTTCTCCTTTCGGCTCCCTCCGGGGATTTTGACCGGCGTCTGGTGCTGCTCACAAGGGAGAGGGGGAAGATTACGGCCTTCTCCCATGGCGCCAGAAAACCGGGCAATCCTCTGATGGCGGCCAGCAGGCCTTTTTGTTTTGGCAATTTTAACCTTTATGAAGGCAGGAATGCCTACAATCTCCAGTCAGCCCAGATTACCAATTATTTTGACGGGCTGTCCACGGACATGGAGGCAGCCTGCTATGGCTCCTATTTTCTGGAAACCGCAGCTTATTTCGCCCAGGAAAATCTGGACGGCACAGAACTGTTAAAGCTCCTGTACCAGTCCCTCAGAGCTCTTTTGCGTCCGGCCCTTCCCAACCGGCTGGTGCGCAGGGTTTTCGAGCTTAAGAGTATGGTAATCAACGGGGAATATACCCAGGACCCTCCGGTTCCGGTCTCTGATTCCTGTCATTATGCCTGGGAGTATGTTATCTGCTCACCGTCGGAATCCCTTTATCAATTTGCGCTGAAGGAAGAAGTGCTGAAGGAATTTGAGTCTGTTGTGGAAAAAAGCAGACGGTATTTTGTGCGCCATGAGTTCCGTTCCCTGGAAATTTTGGAAACCCTGACAGCATAA